In the genome of Xanthomonas hortorum pv. pelargonii, the window AAAGCGACTCTCAGGCGTTGTATGAAGCCGCGCTCCATGGCCACGCAGGTGTTGTCTTTCAGTTGGTCATTTTCTCAGACGCCAAGGCCCAGGACAGCCGGGCGCTGATTGCCGCTTGTCGGGAAGGCCACTTGGATGTGGTCAAGCATTTGTTGCCGTTCTCATCGAAGATCCAATGTGCGCTGCATGGCTTTGCGGCGGCGGCCGAGAACAATCATGCCGAGGTCGTTGAGTTCTTGATCGAAGCCGGTCTTCCCGATCCCGAGGACACCTACGCATTAGGACTTAACGTCGCTGCTGCCAAAGGACATGCAACGTTGGTGGGGAGTCTGCTTTGGGCGATCGTCAGAACAGGCCATGCGCCACGCGACTTTGGCGAGAAAGCACTGTTCGCTGCAGCGACGAAGGGCGATGCAGGAATGGTCAAGTCACTCTTGGAGTTCGCCCATAAGACCGCTTATCCGGAGGCCGGCTTGTTTGCTGCACTCCAAAATGGCCATGATCAAGTGGCGGATGTTCTGGTTCGCCGAGTGAACTTAGATCACGTGCGTG includes:
- a CDS encoding ankyrin repeat domain-containing protein, producing MKQAIRKSIRQAVKQGSEAYVQSLCEAQGDSDAAARYAIDVAITSGKESLVDQLVPLLSKSFAVYPLDVAVKAGSVRAVEQLMAFCDAEDDEALVLAARHGHTECVKRLLKECNPLQSDSQALYEAALHGHAGVVFQLVIFSDAKAQDSRALIAACREGHLDVVKHLLPFSSKIQCALHGFAAAAENNHAEVVEFLIEAGLPDPEDTYALGLNVAAAKGHATLVGSLLWAIVRTGHAPRDFGEKALFAAATKGDAGMVKSLLEFAHKTAYPEAGLFAALQNGHDQVADVLVRRVNLDHVRELISDEEIEEKLDNLIAKVEATKQHRELQSNERQRVAQSNTPNSMEKRPSRGARL